One genomic segment of Culturomica massiliensis includes these proteins:
- a CDS encoding translocation/assembly module TamB domain-containing protein, whose translation MRKFFKYLFRTLGVLVALILLLVSLLYIPAVQRYIKNRVVEYAASRWDMTVGIGELSLKFPVDLSLKRVYAGKTNTDTLAYLGRLRLNAGIGRLMWGQIAVDDLQLEDVVLNLRNDTTGMVLKVRTDRVGLQADVVSLREKRVDISRLLCSGGDVFLATGVSREDRDTIKNASSFDWTFVIRQLEIDRVYYTMTSEALSRLYAGVGKGIIAGGVVDMVHRQVNVDSVNLSGGVCDLIPMDTQSVSPVQGAVSPDTAGLWTVEAGHLELENSAFSMSGTENKKFELTLTDIGLRIDSVYNRGAVVKADLSRLQVVRAQGGRIEKMQANVDMGEERTELGNVSIRTPYTSIRLNALSDAPLAEIGKTEPLRVVLEASVGMEDVRLFWAQMPLGMERKSVKFDMDISYREDRIGIRKFMAVMPGNFDLSGTGEVASFRDLNNLAGVLNLEGNIQDVSFLNEKNKRFRIPDQMRLSLVARAGAGVLHPRLELCREAGCVTVDGSYDVKNEGYDVRLVSDRFDIGRFLPADSLGILTTDIKLTGHGYRFGKANARLTLDLRELVYKGHRYRDILLATDVQGPRINGLLKSGDPALLSEIAFKADSIGKRYAVDVNGKVEKVALQELHWVAEEFSVGMNFDIKASLGRQGEILLNTDIRQVKVEDARNSYDLGGLTLRLDSEPAETEADLVSGDFRLAFRSDTAVTEISAMLGNAVGEIQRQVRQRRLAMDSIQALLPYYTLTIEGSVDNVMGRYLQARGIRFKEVSLKSASQKGEGVNMEAMIVGPVLDKVKFDSVCISLHQQENGMDYRVKVLNPQGIVKDLYDVVLYGSVRDNRFKLAALQKNKEGQVGVDFGAAFTFRDSSFSVNFFPHDPVLGYTKWMVNAGNELNFYKGGVMTADLRMAYQEKLISLQSLEDHGDEKRRLQVEINGIDLASVSNMIPFVPDIQGILGTDLLFYTVDGHTIAEGDFNILNFYYQQQRIGDVNLDVSYSAANRFTDHSVDFTLYLDDKPRAVAKGDFSTSDRNREITVDVDLPSLPLSVVNAFLPSDLLRLTGELQGKIDLRGTMDNMSVNGGIAFRDAKADITMLGTGFVLDTTYIPVKSGKILFEKFGFWAPNRHALTVDGSVTVMPLTRMGMDLTLAARDFQIVNVKANPESMVYGKAYTDLSASIQGPFDHLKLTGNVKLLNNTAINYVLRNSSPELKDRSVDLVRFVSFRDTTLLEKDLLTNRVNTGSFNMKVFIEIGDAVNVNVDLSEGGDNQIAIQGGGNLIFSITPEEGNNLSGKYTLAGGTVRYAIPVVGNKLFTIQSGSYVEWTGPVDNPAFHITASESVRVSVTEDNQSSRLVNFDAMILIQGNLQQPQITFDLAAPNDQAIQVQLAAFSPEERTKQAMNLLIYGTYSGPGTVNTGSTANNTLNNFVEKELNQWSRKYLKNAGLTFGIDTYNQIGAGGQETKRTDYSYQFSKQLFNDKVNVKIGGRISADNDPGSSMEDNLVDDIAIEYMFTKNRNWFLKVFRHTNYESVLEGEVTQTGVGIVLRKSFRKVKDLFIRKSKRETRK comes from the coding sequence ATGAGGAAGTTTTTTAAATATCTTTTTCGGACGCTGGGGGTTCTTGTGGCGTTGATTCTACTGCTGGTTAGCTTGCTTTATATACCTGCCGTACAGCGTTATATAAAGAACAGGGTGGTGGAATATGCAGCCTCGCGCTGGGATATGACGGTCGGGATCGGAGAGTTATCTTTGAAATTTCCGGTAGATTTATCTTTGAAAAGGGTATATGCGGGAAAAACGAATACCGATACGTTGGCTTATCTGGGACGTTTACGTCTGAATGCGGGGATAGGCCGTTTAATGTGGGGACAGATTGCCGTAGATGATTTACAACTGGAAGATGTGGTGTTGAATTTGAGAAACGACACTACCGGTATGGTTTTGAAAGTACGTACCGATCGGGTCGGGTTGCAGGCGGATGTGGTTAGCTTGCGGGAGAAACGTGTGGATATCAGCCGTCTGTTGTGTTCCGGAGGAGATGTGTTTCTTGCGACCGGCGTGAGCAGGGAAGATCGGGATACTATAAAAAATGCTTCTTCATTCGACTGGACATTTGTTATCCGGCAATTGGAGATCGATCGGGTATATTATACAATGACCTCGGAGGCTTTGTCGCGTTTGTATGCCGGAGTTGGAAAAGGAATAATTGCCGGAGGTGTTGTCGATATGGTGCACCGGCAGGTGAATGTCGATTCTGTGAATTTGTCGGGAGGTGTTTGCGATTTGATTCCAATGGATACGCAGAGTGTAAGTCCGGTACAGGGGGCGGTATCTCCGGATACTGCCGGCTTATGGACCGTAGAAGCCGGCCATCTGGAATTGGAAAATTCGGCTTTTTCAATGTCGGGAACTGAAAATAAAAAGTTTGAGCTTACTTTGACGGATATCGGACTTCGGATCGATAGCGTATATAATCGGGGAGCTGTTGTAAAGGCTGATTTGAGTCGTTTGCAGGTTGTGAGGGCGCAAGGTGGACGGATTGAAAAGATGCAGGCGAATGTCGATATGGGTGAGGAACGGACCGAGTTGGGAAATGTCAGCATCCGGACCCCATACACTAGTATACGTTTGAACGCTTTGTCCGATGCTCCGTTGGCGGAGATAGGCAAAACCGAGCCTTTGCGGGTTGTTCTGGAAGCTTCGGTGGGGATGGAGGATGTCCGTTTGTTTTGGGCGCAGATGCCGTTGGGGATGGAGAGAAAAAGTGTAAAGTTCGATATGGATATTTCTTATCGGGAGGATCGTATCGGTATCCGGAAGTTTATGGCCGTGATGCCCGGTAATTTCGATTTGTCGGGTACGGGGGAGGTGGCTTCATTCCGTGATTTGAATAATCTTGCCGGAGTTTTGAATCTGGAGGGAAATATTCAGGATGTTTCTTTTTTGAATGAAAAGAATAAGCGATTCCGCATACCGGATCAGATGCGGTTGTCTTTGGTGGCTCGTGCCGGGGCAGGGGTGTTACATCCCCGTCTGGAACTTTGCCGGGAAGCCGGCTGTGTTACTGTAGACGGCAGTTATGACGTGAAGAATGAAGGGTATGATGTACGTTTGGTATCGGACCGTTTTGATATCGGACGTTTTTTGCCTGCGGATTCTCTCGGAATATTGACGACGGATATTAAGTTGACGGGGCACGGGTATCGGTTCGGAAAGGCTAATGCCCGTTTGACTCTCGATTTACGGGAATTGGTTTATAAAGGACATCGTTACCGGGATATTTTATTGGCAACCGATGTGCAGGGGCCCCGTATAAACGGGCTGTTGAAGAGCGGTGATCCGGCATTGTTGTCGGAGATAGCCTTTAAAGCCGATTCTATCGGGAAAAGGTATGCTGTGGATGTAAACGGAAAGGTAGAAAAAGTCGCTTTGCAGGAACTGCATTGGGTGGCTGAAGAATTTTCTGTCGGGATGAATTTCGATATTAAAGCAAGTCTGGGGAGGCAGGGAGAAATATTGTTGAATACGGATATCCGTCAGGTGAAGGTTGAGGATGCCCGTAATTCTTATGATTTAGGCGGTTTAACTTTGCGCCTGGACAGTGAACCGGCAGAAACGGAAGCGGATTTGGTTTCCGGTGATTTCCGGCTGGCATTCAGGAGCGATACGGCTGTGACGGAGATTTCGGCGATGTTGGGAAATGCCGTCGGCGAGATTCAGCGACAGGTGCGGCAGCGGCGTTTGGCAATGGATAGCATACAGGCATTGTTACCTTATTATACACTGACAATAGAAGGAAGTGTCGATAATGTCATGGGACGTTATTTGCAGGCCCGGGGCATTCGTTTTAAAGAGGTGTCGTTGAAATCCGCTTCACAAAAAGGCGAAGGGGTGAATATGGAGGCCATGATTGTCGGACCTGTTTTGGATAAGGTGAAATTCGATTCCGTATGTATCTCTTTGCATCAGCAGGAGAATGGCATGGATTATCGTGTTAAAGTTCTCAATCCACAAGGGATTGTAAAAGATTTGTATGATGTCGTGCTCTACGGCTCTGTTCGGGATAACCGTTTTAAGCTTGCTGCGTTGCAGAAGAATAAGGAGGGGCAGGTCGGTGTGGATTTCGGAGCGGCGTTTACTTTCCGGGATAGTTCTTTTTCGGTTAACTTTTTTCCGCATGATCCGGTTCTGGGATATACGAAATGGATGGTCAACGCCGGTAATGAATTGAATTTTTATAAGGGAGGGGTGATGACTGCGGACTTGCGTATGGCTTATCAGGAGAAGTTGATCAGTTTGCAGTCTTTGGAAGACCACGGAGATGAGAAAAGACGTCTTCAGGTGGAAATCAATGGCATTGATCTGGCTTCGGTTTCGAATATGATTCCTTTTGTGCCGGATATACAAGGTATTCTAGGAACGGATTTGTTGTTTTATACGGTGGATGGACATACGATAGCCGAAGGGGATTTTAATATTCTGAATTTTTATTACCAACAACAGCGGATCGGGGATGTTAATCTGGATGTCAGTTATAGTGCGGCTAACCGGTTTACGGATCATTCCGTCGATTTTACCCTTTATCTGGATGATAAACCGAGGGCTGTGGCCAAAGGTGATTTCTCGACTTCTGACCGGAACAGGGAGATTACCGTGGATGTAGATCTGCCTTCTTTACCGTTATCCGTCGTCAATGCTTTTTTACCGTCGGATTTGTTACGGTTGACGGGAGAATTACAAGGGAAGATAGACCTCCGGGGAACGATGGATAATATGTCGGTCAACGGAGGAATTGCTTTCCGGGATGCCAAAGCAGATATAACGATGCTGGGGACCGGATTTGTATTGGATACGACTTATATTCCGGTAAAAAGCGGAAAGATTCTTTTCGAGAAGTTCGGTTTTTGGGCACCGAACCGGCATGCACTGACAGTGGACGGTTCGGTTACCGTGATGCCCTTGACGAGGATGGGGATGGATTTGACTCTTGCTGCCAGGGATTTCCAGATTGTGAACGTGAAGGCCAATCCGGAGTCGATGGTGTATGGAAAGGCATATACCGATTTGTCGGCTTCTATCCAGGGACCTTTCGACCACCTGAAGTTGACCGGGAATGTCAAATTGCTGAATAATACGGCAATCAATTATGTGTTACGTAATTCTTCCCCTGAATTAAAGGACCGGAGTGTGGATTTGGTGCGTTTTGTTTCTTTTCGGGATACAACGTTACTGGAAAAGGATTTGTTGACCAATCGGGTGAATACCGGAAGTTTCAATATGAAAGTGTTTATCGAGATCGGAGATGCCGTGAATGTGAATGTGGATTTGTCGGAAGGGGGGGATAACCAGATTGCTATTCAGGGAGGGGGTAATTTGATTTTTTCGATTACTCCCGAGGAAGGAAATAATTTAAGCGGTAAGTATACGTTGGCAGGAGGTACTGTACGTTATGCAATACCGGTGGTGGGGAATAAACTGTTTACCATACAGAGCGGCAGCTATGTCGAGTGGACCGGGCCTGTCGATAATCCGGCATTTCACATTACGGCCAGCGAATCGGTAAGGGTCAGTGTGACGGAGGATAATCAATCTTCCCGCCTGGTGAATTTCGATGCTATGATTCTGATTCAGGGAAATTTGCAGCAACCGCAGATTACTTTTGATCTGGCGGCTCCCAATGATCAGGCTATTCAGGTGCAATTGGCGGCTTTCTCTCCGGAAGAAAGGACGAAACAGGCTATGAATCTGCTGATATATGGGACGTATTCAGGACCCGGTACTGTCAATACGGGAAGTACTGCCAACAATACGCTGAATAATTTTGTGGAAAAAGAATTGAATCAGTGGAGTCGTAAATATTTGAAGAATGCCGGGTTGACGTTCGGTATCGATACTTATAATCAGATCGGGGCCGGAGGACAGGAAACGAAACGTACCGATTATTCTTATCAGTTTTCGAAGCAATTGTTCAATGATAAGGTGAATGTAAAGATCGGAGGACGTATATCTGCGGATAATGATCCGGGAAGCAGTATGGAAGATAATTTGGTTGATGATATCGCTATTGAATATATGTTTACCAAGAACCGGAATTGGTTTTTAAAGGTATTTCGTCATACCAATTATGAAAGTGTTCTGGAAGGAGAGGTGACCCAAACGGGTGTCGGTATTGTGTTGCGAAAGAGTTTCCGGAAAGTAAAGGATTTGTTTATACGAAAGTCAAAACGGGAAACCAGGAAATGA